The genomic window TAGGCCGAAGGCGCGGGATTTACCGGCCAGAACATCGGCCTGAGGTTGATCGGCAGCCCGGCCTTCTTTGCCTGACGCCGCAGCTCCTGCAGACGGTAGGCCCTGCGGCTCTCGTGCCGCTCGGCCAGCGGCAGGCCGCCGGTCCGCGCAAACAGCGCCGCGGGGTCCAGCGGCTTCCAGTCGATCGCAGCGCCGTGGCGGGCGGCAATCGCCTCCAGCCGCTGCCCGGCGAGATAGACATAGGGCGAGACGACGGAGAAATAGCATTCGATCTGCTGCATGGCGGCAATGGCGTCCTTTGGGCGGTTTGCAAGACCCTAGCCGGGTGGTAAGCGGTGTCAACGCCCCGAATCCTGCCCCGGGGCCGCTGCTCAAGGATCACCGAAATGCCCGCCATCACAGAGCCGAAACTGATTTCCGGCAATGCCAACCTGTCGCTTGCCAAGGCCATTGCCCGCCGGATGTCGATGCATCGCGGCGTGTCAGTCAAACTGGTCGATGCCAGGGTGGAACGCTTCAACGATCAGGAGATCTTCGTCGAGGTGTTCGAGAACGTGCGCGGCGAGGACATGTATGTGATCCAGCCGACCTCCAACCCGGCCAACGACAACCTGATGGAGCTGCTGATCATCGCGGACACCCTGCGCCGGTCGAGCGCCGGGCGGATCACCGCAGTGATCCCCTACTTCGGCTATGCAAGGCAGGACCGCCGCACCAAGGCGCGCACCCCGATCTCGGCCAAGCTGGTGGCGAACCTGATCACCGAGGCGGGGTTCGACCGGGTTCTGACGCTCGACCTGCACGCGGCACAGATTCAGGGCTTCTTCGACATTCCGGTGGACAACCTCTATTCCTCGCCGATCTTCGCGCTGGACATCGAGCATCACTTCCGTGGCCGCATGGGCGACCTGATGGTGGTGTCGCCCGATGTCGGCGGCGTGGCGCGGGCGCGAGAACTGGCCAAGCGGATCACCGCGCCGCTCGCCATCGTTGACAAGCGCCGCGAGAAGGCGGGCGAAGTGGCCGGCATGACGGTGATCGGCAGCGTCGAAGGCAAGACCTGCCTGATCGTCGATGACATGTGCGACACCGCCGGCACGCTCTGCAAGGCCGCCGAGGTGCTGATGGAGGCCGGCGCGGTCGAGGTGCACAGCTACATCACCCACGGCGTGATGTCGGGGCCTGCGGTGGAACGCATCCAGAATTCCGTGATGAAAAGCCTGGTGATCACCGATTCCATCGAACCTTCGGAAGCGGTGCGCGCGGCCTCCAACATCCGCATCGTGTCCACCGCGCCGATGTTCGCGCAAGCCATCCTGAATACCTGGAACGGCACTTCGGTGTCGTCGCTGTTCGAGACCGAAACGCTGGTGCCGATCTACGAGGGCATGTACGCCCGAGGCTGACCCCCCGCTCAGTCGACCTGCCAGCTGTCCTCGTCGCGCAGCGGCCCAAGCGCCGTCCATTCGGCCCGCACCCGCGCGATGCGGGTATCGCCCCAGGTCTTGAAAACCAGATGAAAGCCGGTTGCCGTGATGGTCTCGGCCGTCAGGTCGGCACGCGAATTCTGTTTGTGGTCCATGTCCCACATCGACAGCCCGACGATGACCGAGGGCGGGGCCAGAAACGGCTCCTTGAAGGTCACGATCAGGCGGCTTTCGCGCGGCCCCTGCCCGGTCCACATGACGCCGCCATCCGCGAAATCGGAAAACAGCACGCGCGAGCCTTGCAGGATGCCCAGTGAATTTGCCGAAATGCGTTTCATGCCATAACCCTGCGCCCGATCCGACCGTGACGCCGGACCGCGGCGAAATCAATCCGCCATGTAAAAAAGGCCCCGGCAACGCGCGGGGCCTTCCGGTAGTCCGGGCGTCAGGCTCAGTGCCCGACGGCCGTGCGCAGGGCCTGCCAGTCGGCCACCAGCTTGTCGGCCGCATCGCGTTCCTGCGCCGTGGCGGCGGCAGCGGCGGTGCGGGCATCTTCCAGCATGGTTTCCAGCAGTCCGGTGGTCACTTCGTCCAGCGGCACGGCATGTTCGGCCAGAACCGACACGCTGGCCGCAGTGATCTCGGCAAAGCCGCCGGTGACGACATAAGCCTGCGTACCGGTGGCACCGGTAGCCCGCAGGATGCCGGGCCGCAGGGTGGTGATGGTGGGGCCGTGCCCCTCCATCGCCGTCATGTCGCCTTCGGCCCCCGGAATCTGCACCTCGGTCGCCTCGAT from Paracoccaceae bacterium Fryx2 includes these protein-coding regions:
- a CDS encoding ribose-phosphate pyrophosphokinase, whose amino-acid sequence is MPAITEPKLISGNANLSLAKAIARRMSMHRGVSVKLVDARVERFNDQEIFVEVFENVRGEDMYVIQPTSNPANDNLMELLIIADTLRRSSAGRITAVIPYFGYARQDRRTKARTPISAKLVANLITEAGFDRVLTLDLHAAQIQGFFDIPVDNLYSSPIFALDIEHHFRGRMGDLMVVSPDVGGVARARELAKRITAPLAIVDKRREKAGEVAGMTVIGSVEGKTCLIVDDMCDTAGTLCKAAEVLMEAGAVEVHSYITHGVMSGPAVERIQNSVMKSLVITDSIEPSEAVRAASNIRIVSTAPMFAQAILNTWNGTSVSSLFETETLVPIYEGMYARG
- a CDS encoding F0F1 ATP synthase subunit epsilon, which codes for MANTLQFDLVSPERRLASIEATEVQIPGAEGDMTAMEGHGPTITTLRPGILRATGATGTQAYVVTGGFAEITAASVSVLAEHAVPLDEVTTGLLETMLEDARTAAAAATAQERDAADKLVADWQALRTAVGH
- a CDS encoding H-type lectin domain-containing protein, which translates into the protein MKRISANSLGILQGSRVLFSDFADGGVMWTGQGPRESRLIVTFKEPFLAPPSVIVGLSMWDMDHKQNSRADLTAETITATGFHLVFKTWGDTRIARVRAEWTALGPLRDEDSWQVD